In one Spongiibacter tropicus DSM 19543 genomic region, the following are encoded:
- a CDS encoding TetR/AcrR family transcriptional regulator, translating into MSSNDNVRQQVVGRPKKVSRQQIVSAALAVMEKDGFASLSLRALARELGINHATLYNYIENIEEVEREALDALRMRIPMPDRTRPEPVRQQLIEHLLAVHKTQVLYPKFCFAPPGTPTWRIHMTALASVLDSCSESEEQIEDITIAYNTLISLVARNAERSRVTGNEAPVATDLKILETLPDNEFQMMIRPHLRPGGASKKLTSFVFRLDYLISNLMPGVAAVDTSILQALEQEFGR; encoded by the coding sequence ATGTCTTCAAACGATAACGTGCGGCAGCAGGTGGTCGGCAGACCGAAGAAAGTCAGTCGGCAGCAAATTGTCTCGGCGGCGCTGGCAGTGATGGAAAAGGACGGCTTTGCGTCGTTGAGCCTGCGCGCATTGGCCCGGGAGCTGGGGATTAATCACGCGACCCTATACAACTACATCGAAAACATTGAAGAGGTTGAACGCGAAGCGCTCGATGCGTTGAGGATGCGTATTCCCATGCCGGACCGGACGCGGCCGGAGCCGGTTCGCCAGCAGCTGATTGAGCACTTGCTGGCAGTGCATAAAACCCAAGTTCTGTACCCCAAGTTCTGTTTTGCTCCGCCGGGAACGCCAACCTGGCGGATTCATATGACCGCGCTGGCCAGTGTTCTCGATAGTTGCAGTGAGTCTGAGGAGCAGATTGAGGACATCACCATTGCCTACAACACGCTTATCTCGCTGGTGGCGCGGAACGCGGAACGCTCGCGGGTAACCGGCAATGAGGCGCCAGTGGCGACCGATCTCAAAATTCTCGAAACACTGCCGGACAACGAATTCCAGATGATGATTCGTCCTCACTTGCGGCCGGGCGGGGCGTCTAAAAAGCTAACGTCTTTCGTCTTCCGTCTGGACTATCTGATCAGCAATTTGATGCCCGGTGTTGCGGCCGTCGATACCAGCATTCTTCAAGCCCTTGAGCAGGAGTTCGGCCGGTAA
- a CDS encoding TonB-dependent receptor has product MSVLEEVFVTATKRDKSLRDLPASVSAFDGGDLEEKAILSINEVLEQTPGVTANAARPGDQRIVMRGISTGSSFSSVVPQPVGIFIGDTALNEPYAASVTPDLSAFDLASVEILKGPQGTLFGGAALSGVLRYKLNAPSPDQWELRYFAQNVRPDDGSDALTQGLVVNVPILGEGGDLGLRVGMIRREYPGIIDNVRSGQEQKNVNEGEGDQVRAALLWQPSDALQMKLSYLEQDYDADNSLFISDNRGGPRQTKGSLLPWPSQHRFGLYNFEVQYDWEDMSLVSSSSRTEKERMSIIDSYGALLGMPPDSAPDALAIPYKTDQESTSFQQEIRLQSLNNADFEWLVGVYYLRSPIRYDLKLNLQALNLSSWVLNNTLQNLFDALGDSSITALLDQLLDPLFPANNNVDCELAVLCAETKALAKEKAVFFDTTWYLGSRLELSAGARIYETSVDGGFVGEGLVVRLINNGVSPADFRADITEDGINPKVSATYRFNDDISFYVLANKGFRFGGIQNIPADELQNVPGTYKSDYIWNYEFGMRTSWLDNRLELDVTAFHIDYNDALVTLKNAYSINYYDNVGSAESDGVEANMRWLTPIPGVVMTLNWGTANAHTKEDFMAGQDLVASGTPLPGSADYQYSANLAFFGSPDWLVNVSAYVGYNYVGKTYSDMKSNETINDYGTYNLGMNMSIPSVSGRPSLALSVTNLTDETAEVGLIPGASGNDFYVLNSPRTLTARLSLEFD; this is encoded by the coding sequence ATGAGCGTGCTGGAAGAGGTTTTTGTCACCGCGACAAAGCGCGACAAATCTCTGCGCGATTTGCCTGCATCGGTATCTGCCTTTGACGGCGGCGACCTGGAAGAAAAGGCAATACTCAGCATTAATGAGGTGCTGGAGCAAACCCCGGGAGTGACGGCAAACGCCGCCCGCCCGGGGGATCAGCGAATCGTGATGAGGGGGATATCAACCGGTTCTTCATTCTCCAGTGTGGTGCCCCAACCGGTAGGAATTTTTATCGGGGATACTGCGCTGAACGAGCCATATGCGGCCAGTGTTACGCCTGATCTGTCGGCATTTGATCTAGCCTCGGTGGAAATCCTGAAAGGCCCCCAGGGGACCTTGTTCGGCGGGGCGGCGTTGTCAGGTGTGCTGAGATACAAGCTGAATGCCCCTTCGCCGGATCAGTGGGAGCTGCGTTATTTTGCCCAGAATGTGCGTCCTGATGACGGCTCCGATGCGCTGACCCAGGGCCTGGTGGTCAATGTCCCGATCCTCGGTGAGGGCGGTGATCTCGGATTGCGCGTAGGTATGATCCGCCGCGAATACCCCGGCATTATTGATAATGTACGTAGCGGGCAAGAGCAAAAAAATGTCAACGAGGGGGAGGGCGACCAGGTTCGGGCGGCCCTGCTGTGGCAGCCCAGCGATGCACTGCAAATGAAATTGTCCTATTTGGAACAGGACTATGATGCCGATAATTCGCTGTTTATCTCCGATAACAGAGGCGGCCCACGGCAAACCAAGGGATCGCTGTTGCCCTGGCCGAGCCAGCATCGTTTTGGTCTGTACAATTTTGAAGTGCAGTACGACTGGGAAGACATGAGCTTGGTGTCGTCCAGTTCGCGAACAGAAAAGGAGCGGATGAGTATTATCGACTCCTACGGTGCACTGCTTGGTATGCCGCCTGACTCGGCACCGGATGCCCTTGCGATTCCTTACAAAACAGATCAGGAGTCGACGTCGTTTCAGCAGGAAATACGTTTGCAGTCGCTCAATAATGCCGATTTCGAATGGTTGGTGGGCGTGTATTACCTGCGCTCGCCGATACGCTACGACCTGAAGTTGAATCTGCAGGCGCTGAATCTTTCATCGTGGGTATTGAACAATACTCTTCAGAACCTGTTCGACGCATTGGGTGACTCGAGTATCACTGCGTTGCTGGATCAGTTACTTGACCCACTGTTTCCGGCCAATAACAACGTGGACTGTGAGCTGGCAGTGCTGTGTGCTGAAACCAAGGCGCTGGCCAAGGAAAAGGCGGTTTTCTTCGATACGACCTGGTACTTGGGTAGCCGTTTGGAGCTTTCTGCGGGAGCGAGGATTTATGAAACGTCGGTGGATGGTGGCTTTGTCGGCGAAGGTCTAGTGGTCCGTCTGATTAACAATGGCGTCTCGCCAGCAGACTTCAGAGCGGATATTACGGAGGACGGTATTAATCCCAAGGTGTCGGCGACTTACCGATTCAACGACGATATTTCGTTTTACGTATTGGCAAACAAAGGTTTCCGCTTTGGCGGGATACAAAATATTCCCGCTGATGAGCTGCAAAATGTACCGGGTACCTACAAGTCGGACTATATCTGGAATTACGAATTTGGCATGCGTACGAGTTGGCTGGATAACCGCCTGGAACTGGACGTAACCGCGTTTCATATCGACTACAACGACGCGCTGGTAACCTTAAAAAATGCGTACAGCATCAATTACTACGACAACGTCGGCAGTGCGGAAAGTGATGGTGTTGAAGCCAATATGCGCTGGCTGACGCCAATCCCGGGTGTGGTGATGACGTTGAATTGGGGGACTGCCAATGCACACACGAAAGAAGATTTTATGGCAGGGCAGGATTTGGTGGCTAGCGGCACCCCGCTGCCGGGCTCCGCAGACTACCAGTACAGTGCCAATCTGGCCTTTTTTGGCTCACCTGACTGGCTGGTCAATGTGTCTGCTTACGTGGGATATAACTATGTGGGCAAGACCTACAGCGATATGAAAAGCAATGAAACCATTAACGATTACGGCACCTATAACCTTGGGATGAATATGTCGATTCCCTCTGTATCCGGTAGGCCGAGCCTGGCACTGAGTGTCACGAATCTGACCGATGAAACCGCCGAGGTCGGTTTGATACCTGGTGCATCGGGCAATGATTTCTATGTGCTAAATTCCCCAAGAACCCTAACTGCCCGATTAAGCTTGGAGTTTGACTGA